In the Anser cygnoides isolate HZ-2024a breed goose chromosome 27, Taihu_goose_T2T_genome, whole genome shotgun sequence genome, one interval contains:
- the ISYNA1 gene encoding inositol-3-phosphate synthase 1 isoform X2, which yields MRPSGPDAPGTADARRLPPAAPGTMAETFLVESPDVTYSKDFIEAKYTYSTVHVCKENGVTKVRPCSTRFTFRTGRQVPRLGLMLVGWGGNNGTTVTAAVLANRLGLSWMTKTGRKKANYYGSLLQASTVCLGTGPTGDVYVPFRDLLPMVHPNDIVFDGWDISSLNLAEAMRRAEVLDWPLQEQLWPHMEKMKPRPSIYIPEFIAANQEERADNVLRGSKAEQVEQIRRDIRDFRESSGVDKVIVLWTANTERFCDVVPGLNDTADNLLRAIERGLEVSPSTLFAVASILEGCAYINGSPQNTFVPGAVELAAQRRVFICGDDFKSGQTKLKSVLVDFLVGAGLKTKSIVSYNHLGNNDGKNLSAPQQFRSKEISKSNVVDDTVQANPVLYGPHDKPDHCVVIKYVPYVGDSKRALDEYTSEIMMGGTNTIVIHNTCEDSLLASPIILDLAVLTELCQRITFCTEGDPEFQGFHSVLSIVAFLCKAPLVPEGTPVVNALFRQRSCIENILRACLGLPPQNHMLLEHKMQRPALSPKRACPAGAACPVTPKKAAAPPQLNGHPCPGTARPGPPCPPLHIDGAN from the exons ATGCGGCCCTCGGGCCCCGACGCCCCCGGCACCGCCGATGCCCGGCGGCTTCCCCCAGCAG CTCCAGGAACAATGGCAGAGACATTCCTTGTGGAGAGCCCCGATGTCACGTACAGCAAGGACTTCATCGAGGCCAAGTACACGTACAGCACCGTGCACGTCTGCAAGGAGAACGGCGTCACCAAG GTGAGGCCGTGCTCCACCCGCTTCACCTTCCGCACGGGGCGGCAGGTCCCCCGCCTGGGCCTGATGCTGGTGGGCTGGGGAGGCAACAACGGCACCACGGTGACGGCGGCCGTGCTGGCCAACAGGCTGGGCCTGTCCTGGATGACCAAGACGGGGCGCAAG AAAGCCAACTACTACGGCTCGCTGCTCCAAGCCTCCACCGTGTGCCTGGGCACCGGCCCCACCGGTGACGTCTACGTGCCTTTCCGGGACCTGCTGCCCATGGTGCACCCCAACGACATCGTCTTTGACG GCTGGGACATCTCCTCGCTGAACCTGGCCGAGGCCATGCGGCGGGCGGAGGTGCTGGACTGGccgctgcaggagcagctctggcCCCACATGGAGAAGATGAAGCCCCGGCCCTCCATCTACATCCCCGAGTTCATCGCCGCCAACCAGGAGGAGCGGGCGGACAACGTGCTCCGCGGCTCCAAGGCCGAGCAG GTGGAGCAGATCCGCAGGGACATCCGGGACTTCAGGGAGAGCAGCGGGGTGGACAAAGTCATCGTGCTGTGGACGGCCAACACGGAGCGCTTCTGCGACGTCGTGCCGGGGCTCAACGACACCGCCGACAACCTGCTGCGGGCCATCGAG cgAGGCCTGGAGGTGTCCCCGTCCACGCTCTTCGCCGTGGCCAGCATCCTGGAGGGCTGCGCCTACATCAACGGGTCCCCCCAGAACACCTTCGTGCCGGGCGCGGTGGAGCTGGCCGCCCAGCGCCGCGTCTTCATCTGCGGCGACGACTTCAAGTCGGGGCAGACCAAGCTCAAGTCGGTGCTGGTGGATTTCCTGGTGGGCGCCGGGCTCAAG ACCAAGTCCATCGTGAGCTACAACCACCTGGGGAACAACGACGGGAAGAACCTCTCGGCCCCGCAGCAGTTCCGCTCCAAGGAGATCTCCAAGAGCAACGTGGTGGATGACACGGTGCAGGCCAACCCCGTCCTCTACGGACCGCACGACAAGCCCGACCACTGC GTGGTGATCAAGTACGTGCCCTACGTGGGGGACAGCAAGCGCGCGCTGGACGAGTACACGTCGGAGATCATGATGGGCGGCACCAACACCATCGTCATCCACAACACGTGCGAG GACTCGCTGCTGGCCAGCCCCATCATCCTGGACCTGGCCGTCCTGACGGAGCTGTGCCAGCGCATCACCTTCTGCACCGAGGGCGACCCCGAGTTCCAGGGCTTCCACAGCGTCCTCTCCATCGTCGCCTTCCTCTGCAAGGCCCCGCTGGTGCCCGAGGGCACCCCCGTCGTCAACGCCCTCTTCCGCCAGCGCAGCTGCATCGAGAACATCCTGAG ggcctgcctggggctgcccccccagAACCACATGCTGCTGGAGCACAAGATGCAGCGGCCGGCGCTGAGCCCGAAGCGCGCCTGCCCGGCGGGGGCCGCCTGCCCCGTCACCCCCAAGAaggcggcggcgcccccccaGCTCAACGGCCACCCCTGCCCCGGCACCGCGCGGCCGggacccccgtgcccccccctccacATCGACGGGGCCAACTAA
- the ISYNA1 gene encoding inositol-3-phosphate synthase 1 isoform X1: MESFGLGGAGGGGGPWEPIKRREPRGSPSRARIPPWGSTGTGLLRAPRSAPGTMAETFLVESPDVTYSKDFIEAKYTYSTVHVCKENGVTKVRPCSTRFTFRTGRQVPRLGLMLVGWGGNNGTTVTAAVLANRLGLSWMTKTGRKKANYYGSLLQASTVCLGTGPTGDVYVPFRDLLPMVHPNDIVFDGWDISSLNLAEAMRRAEVLDWPLQEQLWPHMEKMKPRPSIYIPEFIAANQEERADNVLRGSKAEQVEQIRRDIRDFRESSGVDKVIVLWTANTERFCDVVPGLNDTADNLLRAIERGLEVSPSTLFAVASILEGCAYINGSPQNTFVPGAVELAAQRRVFICGDDFKSGQTKLKSVLVDFLVGAGLKTKSIVSYNHLGNNDGKNLSAPQQFRSKEISKSNVVDDTVQANPVLYGPHDKPDHCVVIKYVPYVGDSKRALDEYTSEIMMGGTNTIVIHNTCEDSLLASPIILDLAVLTELCQRITFCTEGDPEFQGFHSVLSIVAFLCKAPLVPEGTPVVNALFRQRSCIENILRACLGLPPQNHMLLEHKMQRPALSPKRACPAGAACPVTPKKAAAPPQLNGHPCPGTARPGPPCPPLHIDGAN, from the exons ATGGAAAGTTTTGGGCTGggcggagccgggggggggggcgggcccTGGGAGCCGATTAAGCGGCGGGAGCCGAGGGGAAGCCCCAGCCGCGCTCGCATCCCCCCGTGGGgcagcaccggcaccgggcTCCTGCGCGCCCCCCGCTCCG CTCCAGGAACAATGGCAGAGACATTCCTTGTGGAGAGCCCCGATGTCACGTACAGCAAGGACTTCATCGAGGCCAAGTACACGTACAGCACCGTGCACGTCTGCAAGGAGAACGGCGTCACCAAG GTGAGGCCGTGCTCCACCCGCTTCACCTTCCGCACGGGGCGGCAGGTCCCCCGCCTGGGCCTGATGCTGGTGGGCTGGGGAGGCAACAACGGCACCACGGTGACGGCGGCCGTGCTGGCCAACAGGCTGGGCCTGTCCTGGATGACCAAGACGGGGCGCAAG AAAGCCAACTACTACGGCTCGCTGCTCCAAGCCTCCACCGTGTGCCTGGGCACCGGCCCCACCGGTGACGTCTACGTGCCTTTCCGGGACCTGCTGCCCATGGTGCACCCCAACGACATCGTCTTTGACG GCTGGGACATCTCCTCGCTGAACCTGGCCGAGGCCATGCGGCGGGCGGAGGTGCTGGACTGGccgctgcaggagcagctctggcCCCACATGGAGAAGATGAAGCCCCGGCCCTCCATCTACATCCCCGAGTTCATCGCCGCCAACCAGGAGGAGCGGGCGGACAACGTGCTCCGCGGCTCCAAGGCCGAGCAG GTGGAGCAGATCCGCAGGGACATCCGGGACTTCAGGGAGAGCAGCGGGGTGGACAAAGTCATCGTGCTGTGGACGGCCAACACGGAGCGCTTCTGCGACGTCGTGCCGGGGCTCAACGACACCGCCGACAACCTGCTGCGGGCCATCGAG cgAGGCCTGGAGGTGTCCCCGTCCACGCTCTTCGCCGTGGCCAGCATCCTGGAGGGCTGCGCCTACATCAACGGGTCCCCCCAGAACACCTTCGTGCCGGGCGCGGTGGAGCTGGCCGCCCAGCGCCGCGTCTTCATCTGCGGCGACGACTTCAAGTCGGGGCAGACCAAGCTCAAGTCGGTGCTGGTGGATTTCCTGGTGGGCGCCGGGCTCAAG ACCAAGTCCATCGTGAGCTACAACCACCTGGGGAACAACGACGGGAAGAACCTCTCGGCCCCGCAGCAGTTCCGCTCCAAGGAGATCTCCAAGAGCAACGTGGTGGATGACACGGTGCAGGCCAACCCCGTCCTCTACGGACCGCACGACAAGCCCGACCACTGC GTGGTGATCAAGTACGTGCCCTACGTGGGGGACAGCAAGCGCGCGCTGGACGAGTACACGTCGGAGATCATGATGGGCGGCACCAACACCATCGTCATCCACAACACGTGCGAG GACTCGCTGCTGGCCAGCCCCATCATCCTGGACCTGGCCGTCCTGACGGAGCTGTGCCAGCGCATCACCTTCTGCACCGAGGGCGACCCCGAGTTCCAGGGCTTCCACAGCGTCCTCTCCATCGTCGCCTTCCTCTGCAAGGCCCCGCTGGTGCCCGAGGGCACCCCCGTCGTCAACGCCCTCTTCCGCCAGCGCAGCTGCATCGAGAACATCCTGAG ggcctgcctggggctgcccccccagAACCACATGCTGCTGGAGCACAAGATGCAGCGGCCGGCGCTGAGCCCGAAGCGCGCCTGCCCGGCGGGGGCCGCCTGCCCCGTCACCCCCAAGAaggcggcggcgcccccccaGCTCAACGGCCACCCCTGCCCCGGCACCGCGCGGCCGggacccccgtgcccccccctccacATCGACGGGGCCAACTAA
- the ISYNA1 gene encoding inositol-3-phosphate synthase 1 isoform X3, producing the protein MAETFLVESPDVTYSKDFIEAKYTYSTVHVCKENGVTKVRPCSTRFTFRTGRQVPRLGLMLVGWGGNNGTTVTAAVLANRLGLSWMTKTGRKKANYYGSLLQASTVCLGTGPTGDVYVPFRDLLPMVHPNDIVFDGWDISSLNLAEAMRRAEVLDWPLQEQLWPHMEKMKPRPSIYIPEFIAANQEERADNVLRGSKAEQVEQIRRDIRDFRESSGVDKVIVLWTANTERFCDVVPGLNDTADNLLRAIERGLEVSPSTLFAVASILEGCAYINGSPQNTFVPGAVELAAQRRVFICGDDFKSGQTKLKSVLVDFLVGAGLKTKSIVSYNHLGNNDGKNLSAPQQFRSKEISKSNVVDDTVQANPVLYGPHDKPDHCVVIKYVPYVGDSKRALDEYTSEIMMGGTNTIVIHNTCEDSLLASPIILDLAVLTELCQRITFCTEGDPEFQGFHSVLSIVAFLCKAPLVPEGTPVVNALFRQRSCIENILRACLGLPPQNHMLLEHKMQRPALSPKRACPAGAACPVTPKKAAAPPQLNGHPCPGTARPGPPCPPLHIDGAN; encoded by the exons ATGGCAGAGACATTCCTTGTGGAGAGCCCCGATGTCACGTACAGCAAGGACTTCATCGAGGCCAAGTACACGTACAGCACCGTGCACGTCTGCAAGGAGAACGGCGTCACCAAG GTGAGGCCGTGCTCCACCCGCTTCACCTTCCGCACGGGGCGGCAGGTCCCCCGCCTGGGCCTGATGCTGGTGGGCTGGGGAGGCAACAACGGCACCACGGTGACGGCGGCCGTGCTGGCCAACAGGCTGGGCCTGTCCTGGATGACCAAGACGGGGCGCAAG AAAGCCAACTACTACGGCTCGCTGCTCCAAGCCTCCACCGTGTGCCTGGGCACCGGCCCCACCGGTGACGTCTACGTGCCTTTCCGGGACCTGCTGCCCATGGTGCACCCCAACGACATCGTCTTTGACG GCTGGGACATCTCCTCGCTGAACCTGGCCGAGGCCATGCGGCGGGCGGAGGTGCTGGACTGGccgctgcaggagcagctctggcCCCACATGGAGAAGATGAAGCCCCGGCCCTCCATCTACATCCCCGAGTTCATCGCCGCCAACCAGGAGGAGCGGGCGGACAACGTGCTCCGCGGCTCCAAGGCCGAGCAG GTGGAGCAGATCCGCAGGGACATCCGGGACTTCAGGGAGAGCAGCGGGGTGGACAAAGTCATCGTGCTGTGGACGGCCAACACGGAGCGCTTCTGCGACGTCGTGCCGGGGCTCAACGACACCGCCGACAACCTGCTGCGGGCCATCGAG cgAGGCCTGGAGGTGTCCCCGTCCACGCTCTTCGCCGTGGCCAGCATCCTGGAGGGCTGCGCCTACATCAACGGGTCCCCCCAGAACACCTTCGTGCCGGGCGCGGTGGAGCTGGCCGCCCAGCGCCGCGTCTTCATCTGCGGCGACGACTTCAAGTCGGGGCAGACCAAGCTCAAGTCGGTGCTGGTGGATTTCCTGGTGGGCGCCGGGCTCAAG ACCAAGTCCATCGTGAGCTACAACCACCTGGGGAACAACGACGGGAAGAACCTCTCGGCCCCGCAGCAGTTCCGCTCCAAGGAGATCTCCAAGAGCAACGTGGTGGATGACACGGTGCAGGCCAACCCCGTCCTCTACGGACCGCACGACAAGCCCGACCACTGC GTGGTGATCAAGTACGTGCCCTACGTGGGGGACAGCAAGCGCGCGCTGGACGAGTACACGTCGGAGATCATGATGGGCGGCACCAACACCATCGTCATCCACAACACGTGCGAG GACTCGCTGCTGGCCAGCCCCATCATCCTGGACCTGGCCGTCCTGACGGAGCTGTGCCAGCGCATCACCTTCTGCACCGAGGGCGACCCCGAGTTCCAGGGCTTCCACAGCGTCCTCTCCATCGTCGCCTTCCTCTGCAAGGCCCCGCTGGTGCCCGAGGGCACCCCCGTCGTCAACGCCCTCTTCCGCCAGCGCAGCTGCATCGAGAACATCCTGAG ggcctgcctggggctgcccccccagAACCACATGCTGCTGGAGCACAAGATGCAGCGGCCGGCGCTGAGCCCGAAGCGCGCCTGCCCGGCGGGGGCCGCCTGCCCCGTCACCCCCAAGAaggcggcggcgcccccccaGCTCAACGGCCACCCCTGCCCCGGCACCGCGCGGCCGggacccccgtgcccccccctccacATCGACGGGGCCAACTAA